A window of the Polypterus senegalus isolate Bchr_013 chromosome 4, ASM1683550v1, whole genome shotgun sequence genome harbors these coding sequences:
- the LOC120529006 gene encoding tripartite motif-containing protein 16-like has product MEQLKKEIVELKRKEAELKELSETKDHLHFVQMRAALQRESDQTGTFSSHSVLPADGDSLSFTVTADFTAEDLRKNLEKISQGDIMTRTPSAHDVPVLTLQPPEPQSRDDFLKYFCPLTLDINTAHERLRLSEENKKVTCERTETEYPDNPDRFDCFTQVLCREALTETRCYWEVECSGHFMMIGVAYKGLGRKGENWECSFGNNDKSWCLHCSYSQYFVWNNNQQTVISAPYSPRIGVYLDWPAGSLSFYSVSHTMTLLHRFNTSFTEPLYPGFGLGRNCSIWISNKKRCLLQSPLEEQQLIFRLASIDTKCASLQPGASTLELQGGGVYSNGRQLGGT; this is encoded by the exons atggagcaaCTGAAGAAGGAGATTGTAGAGCTGAAGAGAAAAGAGGCagagctgaaggagctttcagagaccaaggaccatctccacttcGTGCAGATGAGAGCGGCACTTCAGAGggagtctgatcagactggg actttctcatctcactctgtccttcctgctgatggagactctCTGAGCTTCACTGTCACTGCTGATTTCACTGCTGAGGACCTGAGAAAGAatctggagaagatcagccagggAGATATCATGACAAGGACTCCATCAG ctcatgaCGTTCCAGTTTTAACCCTCCAGCCTCcagaacctcagagcagagacgactttttaaaat acttctgtcccctcacactggacatcaacacggcacatGAACGCCTCCGTCTGTCTGAAGAGAACAAAAAGGTGACATGTGAGAGGACAGAGACTGAATATCCTGAtaatcctgacagatttgactgcTTCAcccaagttctgtgcagagaggctctgactgagactcgctgttactgggaggtggagtgcagtggacacttcatgatgattggagtcgcatataaaggactgggCAGGAAAGGAGAGAACTGGGAATGCAGCTTTGGAAACAACGACAAGTCTTGGTGTTTGCACTGTTCTTATTCGCAGTACTTTGTGTGGAACAATAACCAGCAGACtgtaatcagcgccccctacagccccagaataggtgtgtatctggactggcctgctggctctctgtcattttatagcgtctcacacacaatgaccctcctgcacaggttcaacacctccttcactgagcccctctatccagggtttgggCTTGGTCGTAACTgcagt ATATGGATTAGCAATAAGAAGAGATGCCTACTTCAGTCACCTCTCGAAGAGCAGCAGCTGATATTCAGACTTGCTTCAATCGACACCAAGTGTGCATCTCTGCAGCCcggagcctccaccctggagctccaaggaGGTGGTGTTTACTCCAATGGGCGCCAGCTGGGAGGAACTTGA